A single genomic interval of Armigeres subalbatus isolate Guangzhou_Male chromosome 1, GZ_Asu_2, whole genome shotgun sequence harbors:
- the LOC134226611 gene encoding uncharacterized protein LOC134226611: MLSVLRLRFWPLGGRSVIRNIVHRCQKCFRCKPTSVQQFMGDLPAARVTVSRPFSDAGVDYFGPVYLRPIPRRATVKAYVAVFVCLCTKAVHLELVSDLSTDRFLQALRRFVARRGLCTNIYSDNGTNFVGARNQLKDLLKLLKSNDHNSAVSKECAKVGIQWHFIPPSAPHFGGLWEAAVRSTKHHLLRVIGESPVSPEDFTTLLTQVEACLNSRPLTPLSDDPNDLEPLTPAHFLIGTSLLSIPEPELGSLPNNRLNALQLIQKRLQDFWKRWRREYLCQLQSRNKRFKSGIQIEVGKLVVIKDDNQPPMKWRMGRISDIHPGSDGIVRVVTLKTANGSLIRPIEKLCFLPLPEEDDRPSGTTNHPQ; this comes from the coding sequence ATGCTAAGTGTACTTAGACTCCGATTCTGGCCGCTTGGAGGTAGAAGCGTGATCAGAAACATCGTACATAGATGCCAGAAATGCTTTCGATGTAAACCCACTTCAGTGCAACAATTTATGGGAGATTTACCAGCAGCTAGGGTTACCGTATCCCGCCCGTTTTCTGACGCAGGAGTCGACTACTTTGGCCCTGTTTATTTACGCCCAATCCCACGACGTGCTACAGTTAAGGCCTACGTAGCAGTTTTTGTTTGCCTTTGTACGAAGGCAGTTCATCTGGAACTAGTGTCAGATTTATCCACTGACAGGTTCCTGCAGGCGCTTCGCAGATTTGTGGCGAGGAGAGGACTGTGTACTAACATTTACTCCGACAATGGCACTAATTTCGTCGGTGCACGCAACCAGTTGAAGGATCTGCTGAAGCTGCTGAAGAGCAATGATCATAACAGCGCCGTATCCAAGGAGTGTGCCAAGGTTGGAATTCAGTGGCATTTCATACCACCGAGTGCCCCGCACTTCGGTGGTTTATGGGAAGCGGCCGTACGATCAACCAAACACCATTTGCTGCGTGTAATAGGAGAATCACCCGTGTCTCCGGAGGACTTTACCACACTTCTTACCCAGGTCGAAGCTTGCCTCAACTCTCGCCCCCTTACGCCTCTCTCTGACGACCCCAATGACCTCGAACCACTGACGCCCGCCCATTTTCTGATCGGCACATCCCTGCTATCCATTCCGGAGCCCGAATTGGGTTCACTTCCGAACAATCGCCTTAATGCCCTGCAACTCATCCAAAAAAGATTGCAGGATTTCTGGAAGAGATGGCGCAGAGAATATTTATGCCAGCTACAGTCTAGGAATAAAAGATTCAAATCAGGGATTCAAATAGAAGTAGGCAAGCTGGTCGTCATCAAAGACGATAATCAGCCTCCGATGAAGTGGAGAATGGGGCGAATCAGCGATATCCATCCTGGCAGTGACGGAATTGTCCGCGTTGTTACACTTAAAACTGCCAATGGATCATTAATTCGACCTATTGAGAAGCTTTGTTTCCTGCCGCTTCCAGAAGAGGACGACAGGCCAAGTGGAACAACAAACCACCCACAGTAG